The Heliomicrobium gestii genome segment CACTGATATGTACCGGACAACACCTTGATATCGACGGACGATCGCTGATCGATCAACACTCGCAACGCAGGCGTCGCGCCTGTTTCGGCGGCGCCAGCAGCACCTAGCGCCATCAAAAGAGAAAGAAAAAGGATCAGATTTACCAGGGTGAATCGGGCCAGCAGCGTGGCAAGTCGATTTCTCTTGCTGCCTCTCATTCGTCAATGTGCTCCTTTCGGCAGGGCTCAACCTCCTCTGTTTTCGACAAATTGGCGGCACTTTCCTGTTTGTCCTCTCTTTTCATCAAAAAAGAAAGACTGCCGATGACTCGACAGCCTTTTTGACATGGGAAACTCCGGTTATTTGGTTAAGAAGATCCAGAATGGGATGGCCCGGGTTGACGCAATGGCTCTGCTGGGGACTCGCTCGGCATTCCGATTGGATTCGCCGCATGCTTGTCATCTACCGGTGAGCCCGCTGCAGTCGATGGAGACGGTGGAGGAGGTGAAGGCGTTTCTGCGGGGACATCAGGAAGGGGAACCGTGCCCTCTTCTGTCGGTAAAGGCATGCTAACCTTTGGGGGAGTCTGCGCGGGCTCGGTCGGCGGTGTTTCTTGATTGGACGGAATGGTTTCCCGATCGGAGGGAGGTTGCTGCGATGTGGGCTGGGCCTTTTCCTGGTGGGACGGCGGAACTTCGACTGGCTCATTCACCGCCCCGGTTTCCGCTCCTTGGGCAGCGGAAGGCGGTTGAGACGCCCCTGCCAATGGGGCTAATCCTCCTGCCGGTGACGAGGCCGGTTGCGCCGCGGCTTCGTGAAGGTCTTCCCGAATCTGGTCCTGATGTCTGGCTTCCTTGCCTGCAAGATCCTTTTTCTGAGCCGCTCCCTGGAGCACATCCAGCGGGTTTCCACCGGCAGCGCTGATCACCTTGGTGATGGAGGTCTTTTTCAAGTCTGCTACGCGCACCGCCAACCCCCGGTCCAGCGCCTCCAGATATACGGCATACTTACCGACAGACAGTCCAAGTTGCTGGGCCTTCTTCCTCGCATCGGCTGTTGCCCGGACGACCTGCACCCGTTGGGGCGATGATTTTCCTTTCGACAACACCGTCAGCGCTGAATCGCGCAATCTCGCTTCCAGACGCTCCTCATCTGTCGAAGGGCGGTCCTCACCGGCAACGGCGATGACGACAGCGTTATCGCGAGTCGGCGACAGGTAGCCTTGATGGACCGCTTCATCGGTGATCCGAGAAATGGCTTCCTCCGCATCCAACCCCTTGAGCGTTTCCGCCGGAATCAGCTCTTTTCCGTCATCATTCAGCGGTCGGGCCTCGATGACCCGGTTTTTTTCATTTAAAGCAAGCTCAATCGAAGGGTTGATGTCCACCGAAACGAACCGAACGGCGAGGCCATCTGGCGCCGGCGCGTCGTCGGTCGCCAATTGCACCGTTCCCGCCTCACCGTCAGGGGCAGGTTTGTCGATGGGCTGTCCCCCTAACCCGCCGAATCCCGTCAGGTTGACCATGAGGAGCACCACCGCGGCCACAGCCGTCGTCATCCAGTGCCAAGGCGTGCTAGCCCACCGTCCCTTTGCCTGGGCCAGCGTCTTTTTCCCGCAAGTCAGGGAGATTTCATCGCCGATTTCCGGCTTGGGATAGGAAATGCGCTGGCGCCGGAACTCGCCGCTGGGGGTAAGAACGATGGCCTCCTCCCCCTCAATCTCCAGCACCACGCCGCGTTGATCCACTTGGCGGCCGACCTCCTGTCCGCAGGACCCATCAGGCGAGGGTGAACCGGGCGGACCTTTTCGTCCTTCGCCGGGAATCACTCCTTGTCAATGTAATCCTTTAAGTGTTCCAGATTTTCCATGAAAATAATGGCAACAGCGATGATGTATTTTCGCTGTCGCTCCAGGGTCTTTCGACTCACGTCGGCGTCCCGTTCCAGGTCTTTCAGCGGCAGTGATCCTTTTAGTTTCAGGTAATCACGATACTCGGGCCTTTCCGCGACACACCGGGCCACCTGGATGGCTCGCCTGCGGGCGTCCTCATGCTTTGGCGCCAGTTCCACCAGTTCGCTGAAACGGATGCCGTATTCCTGTAGCAGTTTGTTGTAATGGAGAATCTCGGTCCGGCGATCGTTCGCTTCCGATTCGGCCAAAAACGCCGCTGTCGCCTGTTTGATCTCCATCCGGTTGTTCCCTTCCTCCCCCGCTTCCTCCTCCGACTCATAGGTGAAGGCAGACAGGGGGATCTCCTTTTGGCTCCTCATCGACTTACGGAAATAGTCGATCAAGCGGCGACGGATCACCGTCTCGGCAAAGGACAAAAAGGAAACACCTTTCTCTTCCCGGTAGCTTGTGATTGCTTCGTTAAACGCAATCAAGGCGATGCTGGCCTCGTCATCACTGCCCATCCGGACATAGCGCCCGCTCGTTTGGGAGGTGACCCTCAGCACAAAGGGGGTGAACTTCCGGATCAAGGCATTGCGGGAACACTCGTCCCCCTCCCGAGCTCGAACAAGAAGGCTCTCAGGCTCCTGATTCCTCGATGCAAATACGCTGTTGCCAAACAAGGATGCCAAGGTGTCACCTTCTTTATTATATTTGTTCGGGTCCAGGACAATTTTTCTAGGGGTAAATTATCCTATCGGCGAAAAAACAGGTTCAAGAGGATCGTCAACAGCAGGCTGATCAGGAGGCTGCTGGCCAGGGGAAAGTAAAAACTGAAATTCCCCTTCTGCCAGCTGATGTCGCCGGGCAGCTTCCCCAGTGAAACGAACTGGCTGAGCAGCCAGAACAAGCCACCCAACAGCAGCAGCCCGGCGCCGGCCACCATAAGCCATTTGCCGAAGGAGCCTCCGTCGATCACGGCTTTGACCTCCCTTTGGCCTTGTAGTACCGATCCTTTTCACTATAGATGCAGCCGCAATAGGGCTGCCGATACAGTTCCAACTCCCGCGCTCGCTGCTGCCCTTCCCG includes the following:
- a CDS encoding anti-sigma factor domain-containing protein is translated as MDQRGVVLEIEGEEAIVLTPSGEFRRQRISYPKPEIGDEISLTCGKKTLAQAKGRWASTPWHWMTTAVAAVVLLMVNLTGFGGLGGQPIDKPAPDGEAGTVQLATDDAPAPDGLAVRFVSVDINPSIELALNEKNRVIEARPLNDDGKELIPAETLKGLDAEEAISRITDEAVHQGYLSPTRDNAVVIAVAGEDRPSTDEERLEARLRDSALTVLSKGKSSPQRVQVVRATADARKKAQQLGLSVGKYAVYLEALDRGLAVRVADLKKTSITKVISAAGGNPLDVLQGAAQKKDLAGKEARHQDQIREDLHEAAAQPASSPAGGLAPLAGASQPPSAAQGAETGAVNEPVEVPPSHQEKAQPTSQQPPSDRETIPSNQETPPTEPAQTPPKVSMPLPTEEGTVPLPDVPAETPSPPPPSPSTAAGSPVDDKHAANPIGMPSESPAEPLRQPGPSHSGSS
- the sigI gene encoding RNA polymerase sigma factor SigI; this translates as MASLFGNSVFASRNQEPESLLVRAREGDECSRNALIRKFTPFVLRVTSQTSGRYVRMGSDDEASIALIAFNEAITSYREEKGVSFLSFAETVIRRRLIDYFRKSMRSQKEIPLSAFTYESEEEAGEEGNNRMEIKQATAAFLAESEANDRRTEILHYNKLLQEYGIRFSELVELAPKHEDARRRAIQVARCVAERPEYRDYLKLKGSLPLKDLERDADVSRKTLERQRKYIIAVAIIFMENLEHLKDYIDKE
- a CDS encoding DUF2905 domain-containing protein, whose translation is MIDGGSFGKWLMVAGAGLLLLGGLFWLLSQFVSLGKLPGDISWQKGNFSFYFPLASSLLISLLLTILLNLFFRR